The following DNA comes from Oncorhynchus clarkii lewisi isolate Uvic-CL-2024 chromosome 22, UVic_Ocla_1.0, whole genome shotgun sequence.
GAGGATCTCCAGCAAGGTGAAGAGCAGACAGAGGGCACTCACCCCGTACATGATGAGCAAAAAGATGGTCTTCTCTGTGGGGCGCGACACAAAGCAGTCCACCGTGTGCGGGCAGGGGGAGCGTTTGCACACGTACGAGGGAGACACCTTCAGGCCGTAGAGGATATACTGCCCGAACAGGAAGGAGACCTCGAAAGCAGCACGCGACAACAGCTGGAAGATGTACACCTTCATGAGGCCATTGCGCTTGATGCGCCGGCGCCCGTCATGCTTCTTGTTGGGcttctcctctttcttcttctccttctccacctcaaTCTCCTCCGAGATCATGGGATCCTCCTCACCATTATCCTCCGCCTCCTCGTAGTTCCGGTTGGAACCTAGGCTCACCATGGGCATTCTCCTACCACGGGGCCTGTATTCCTCGTCGTCCATGCGGGCAATCTTGTGCATGGCAAAGCCCAGGTACATGACGGTGGGGGTGGTGATCATGATCACCTGGAAGACCCAGAAACGGATGTGCGAGAGCGGTGCAAAAGCGTCGTAGCACACATTTTCGCAACCGGGCTGGTGCGTATTGCACACAAACTTGCTCTGTTCATCATAGTAGATGGATTCGCCTCCTACAGCCGTCAACACAATGCGGAAGACGATGAGCAGCGTGAGCCAGATCTTTCCCACAAAGGTGGAATGGTTGGAGATCTCATCCAAGAGACGTGTCAGGAAACTCCAGCTCATGGTGACTCCGGAGTGGGGGGAGAGGGACACTCAACTCTATATGGGGGGGAGAGAAAACGTGAGCAAAACAGACTATATAGGCCAACACCATTTTGTGTAGCTCCTGGAAGTACGGCAGTACCTAGAATAAACTGCAATATTCAACTTAAATTTGTATTGAATCATATTTTACTATTTGGATTTCTCAAGAATGGTGTCTAAACCGAATCTATAACGACAACCTTCTCAACTGCCAGAAGTGTGCAGCACATTGCTGAACAAATGATGAGAAGGATTCCTCCTCAGTCCGAGAGTTTGCAACACGTGTGAGCACCAAAGGCACACACCCCTAAACGATTCCAACTTCATTGCCAATTATTTCTGGGAAATTCAGACCAACTATTGGGTAAGAATAGTTATGTAGAACAAAGACCAGACTGTTTGACAAATTTCCCTCATGGACTGTTCTAGTGGATTTAGGAGGCTTGCTTGTCATCAAATATCTCAACTCTTTAGGCAAATAATATAGCCTATAAGTTTAGCACAAATCAGTTTCGGTGCCCACAAATACAACAATATTGAAACTGCCCACATAATATGAAGAGAAGACCAGTACATTTACTACACCAACCAACTGAAGTGTGTAGATGTGATATACGCATAGGCTACTAATAAAATGATAAAATGGGTCTGTGTGATGTATGCCTCTTTTTCCATTTGTCACTACAGGCCTCTATGAAACAGTGTCATTCAATTAATGGATACTCATAAGCTCTATTTGATTGGTAATATTAAAAACGAAAAACCCTAGCAAAATCAGATGGCTCAAGGAATTAAAAGGCCCATAACACGATAGATGAGCAAATGCACCTATATCTTGCCTTTAGCTCCAATGTACTACCATCGGGAGACAGACGTAAGCATCTCACAAAGGCAGCCCTCATGAGCTTTTTTTGCTCAGTATGTATAATACCAGTTCTGTCAGCTTTTCCTTCTTGAGATGTCACAAGCTTGGGCAATGATCTCATGAAATGGGCACCAAATACATATTTACTCCAAACTACATCAATGAGCGATGCACAGTACATTTCAGAAACTGATAATTTGGGCATTGTAAATTCTTGACCATAAACTGCCTTAGATAGGGGATTGAGTTTCATCACAGGTAAGTAAGTGGATGCCCAAGCACATAAAATGTGTGTATGAAATAAAACAAGCTACTGCCTACGGGTACATTGGAGTCCATTGGTTTAGGGGTTTGATTTTCAAACACACCCAAAAGCCTGGATGAAAGGTAACTAACCTTAAAAGGGGCAATATTATTGCTAATCCCATGTTTGTACTTTTAAATGAATGACAAATATGAAACTTAAATGCCTCaagagcttagttcaactgtcctaCCCGATCAGAAAACAAAATATAACCTTGTTTACGCCACTGTTGTCCCTTTTTAATCAAGTTCTGGCCTGgattagatcttatctgtcggaaagatatcaattTGTCTTTGTGGATGGTTTGTCCATTGACAAAacaactgtaaattttggtgttcctcaagactccattttaggaccactattgttttcactatatattttacctcttggtgatgtcattcagaaatATAATGtaaactttcactgctatgcggatgacacacagctgtacattttgatgaaacatggtgaagccccaaaattgccctccctggaagcctgtgtttcagacataaggacgTGGATGGCGGCAAATTTTTGATTTTTAAACTCGGAcgaaacagagatgcttgttctagggcccaagaaacaaagagatattctgttgaatctgacaattaatcttgatggttgtacagtcgtcgcaaacaaaactgtgaaggacctcagcgttactctggaccctgatctttcttttgacgaacatatcaagagactgtttcaaggacagcttttttccatctacgtaacattgcaaaaatctgaaactttctgtccaaaaatttagagaaatgtatccatgcttttgtcacttctaggttagactactgcaatgctctactttccagctacctggataaagcactaaataaacttcagttagtgctaaacactgCTGCTAGACTTGaaccaaaaatgtgatcatattactccagtgcttgcctctctacactggctt
Coding sequences within:
- the LOC139380625 gene encoding gap junction gamma-1 protein-like — translated: MSWSFLTRLLDEISNHSTFVGKIWLTLLIVFRIVLTAVGGESIYYDEQSKFVCNTHQPGCENVCYDAFAPLSHIRFWVFQVIMITTPTVMYLGFAMHKIARMDDEEYRPRGRRMPMVSLGSNRNYEEAEDNGEEDPMISEEIEVEKEKKKEEKPNKKHDGRRRIKRNGLMKVYIFQLLSRAAFEVSFLFGQYILYGLKVSPSYVCKRSPCPHTVDCFVSRPTEKTIFLLIMYGVSALCLLFTLLEILHLGYSGIRDCLCRPRPPIPHQLASQRPTLCGHRVPTAPPGYNTALKKDPKGMRLDYNLGDSGRESFGDETSQRELERLRRHLKLAQQHLDLAHLNEDNRSPSRSSSPESNGTAVEQNRLNFAQEKQSSTCEKGLRA